A DNA window from Selenomonas sp. oral taxon 126 contains the following coding sequences:
- a CDS encoding metal ABC transporter permease, protein MDDALLVLLLTAAACAPLGVFLILRRLSMMADAISHTVLLGIVLAFFLTHDLGSPWLLFGAALMGVVTVSLVELLGKTNLVKYDDAIGVIFPLLFALAVILISKYAGNAHLDTDMVLMGEVIYAGLNTVEIGGVEIPAAALKMGGLALLIAAFITVFYKELKVSTFDGEYARLIGVPTGILFYTFMSLTSLTTVAAFDAVGAILVISFFIAPGATALLFTKHLSHTLLLALLVSMVNSALGYALAVHMNASIAGLCAVMNMLVYLLALLMGPKGAVTTYIRRKRSMRQMQRDLFLLHIGRHTAERVESAENHADEIGDHLKWDENKVRRVSRELIDQHLLHREGSYYLLTEAGAAAYTALCKRYYI, encoded by the coding sequence ATGGATGACGCACTGCTCGTACTCCTGCTGACGGCGGCGGCATGCGCGCCGCTCGGCGTCTTTCTGATCCTGCGCCGCCTCTCCATGATGGCGGACGCAATCAGTCACACGGTGCTGCTCGGCATCGTGCTCGCCTTCTTCCTCACACATGATCTCGGTTCACCGTGGCTGCTCTTCGGTGCGGCACTCATGGGTGTTGTCACGGTGTCGCTTGTCGAGCTCCTCGGCAAAACGAACCTCGTTAAATACGACGATGCCATCGGCGTCATCTTCCCGCTGCTCTTTGCGCTCGCCGTCATCCTCATCAGCAAATATGCGGGCAACGCCCATCTCGACACGGACATGGTGCTCATGGGCGAGGTCATCTATGCGGGGCTGAACACGGTGGAGATTGGCGGCGTGGAGATTCCCGCTGCCGCGCTCAAGATGGGAGGGCTCGCCCTCCTGATTGCAGCGTTTATCACCGTATTCTACAAGGAGCTCAAGGTCTCTACCTTTGACGGCGAATACGCACGGCTCATCGGTGTGCCGACGGGCATCCTCTTCTACACCTTTATGTCGCTCACCTCGCTCACGACGGTTGCGGCATTCGATGCGGTCGGTGCGATTCTCGTCATCTCGTTTTTCATCGCTCCCGGTGCGACCGCTCTGCTCTTTACAAAGCACCTGTCGCATACGCTCCTCCTCGCCCTCCTCGTCAGCATGGTGAACTCCGCGCTCGGCTACGCGCTTGCCGTGCATATGAATGCCTCGATTGCGGGTCTGTGTGCCGTCATGAATATGCTTGTCTACCTGCTTGCCCTGCTCATGGGGCCAAAGGGGGCTGTCACGACATACATCCGCCGCAAAAGAAGTATGCGGCAGATGCAGCGCGACCTCTTCCTGCTCCACATCGGCAGACACACGGCAGAACGCGTTGAGAGTGCGGAGAACCACGCGGACGAGATCGGCGACCATCTGAAATGGGACGAGAACAAGGTGCGCCGCGTCAGCCGCGAGCTCATCGATCAGCACCTCCTCCATCGCGAGGGCAGCTACTATCTGCTGACCGAGGCGGGCGCGGCGGCATATACGGCGCTCTGCAAGAGATACTATATCTGA
- a CDS encoding metal ABC transporter solute-binding protein, Zn/Mn family, whose product MNIRKNYPRTLLLTLVLALAALLAVGCGGGGGSSDKAADTKKTVTVTTSFLQDMTKQLAGDYVNIELIIPAGEDPHLYVAQPADLEKIKKADLLLYHGLHFEGKMAEVLEKKGVAVTKNFADANINYMEEDGKKIVDPHFWFDVALYKQATEAAAAELIKLVPAHEKEIQENLKKYLADLDALDAEITQKIAQIPEGQRNLVTPHDAFNYFSHRYHVNVIAPQGVSTDSEVANADIEKTANYIVEHKVKAVFAESTTNPERMKKLQEVCKTKGFDVEIVGGEGSELFSDSLAPVGQKGDTYITMYRSNVDLIVSHLK is encoded by the coding sequence ATGAACATCCGAAAGAATTATCCACGAACGCTGCTGCTCACCCTTGTACTCGCTCTCGCGGCACTTCTTGCCGTCGGCTGCGGCGGGGGCGGAGGCAGCAGTGACAAGGCTGCCGATACGAAGAAGACAGTCACGGTCACAACCTCGTTCCTGCAGGATATGACGAAGCAGCTCGCGGGCGACTATGTGAACATCGAGCTGATCATCCCCGCAGGTGAGGATCCTCATCTCTACGTCGCGCAGCCAGCCGACCTTGAGAAGATCAAGAAGGCGGATCTCCTCCTCTACCACGGTCTGCACTTCGAGGGCAAGATGGCAGAGGTGCTTGAGAAGAAGGGCGTCGCGGTCACGAAGAACTTTGCGGACGCAAACATCAACTATATGGAGGAGGACGGCAAGAAGATTGTCGACCCGCATTTCTGGTTCGATGTCGCGCTCTACAAGCAGGCAACGGAAGCGGCGGCAGCCGAACTCATTAAGCTTGTTCCCGCACACGAGAAGGAGATTCAAGAGAATCTGAAGAAGTATCTCGCAGACCTCGACGCGCTCGATGCGGAGATCACACAGAAGATCGCACAGATTCCCGAGGGTCAGCGCAACCTCGTGACACCGCATGATGCATTCAACTATTTCTCGCATCGCTATCATGTCAACGTCATTGCACCGCAGGGTGTCAGCACGGACTCCGAAGTCGCAAATGCGGATATTGAAAAGACAGCAAACTACATCGTCGAGCACAAGGTCAAGGCAGTGTTCGCCGAGAGCACGACAAATCCCGAGCGCATGAAGAAGCTGCAGGAGGTCTGCAAGACGAAGGGCTTCGATGTGGAGATCGTCGGCGGCGAGGGCAGCGAGCTCTTCTCCGACTCGCTCGCGCCCGTGGGACAGAAGGGCGATACCTACATCACGATGTACCGCAGCAATGTCGACCTGATTGTTTCGCATTTGAAGTAA
- a CDS encoding metal ABC transporter ATP-binding protein produces the protein MKEESVIHVEDLTMAYRDTPVLWDIDLDVPECVRCAIVGPNGAGKSTLLRGILGLLKPVSGAVRLWGKALSAVHKQIAYVPQRGSVHWDFPTTVFDVVLMGRYAHLGLVRRPGKEDRALAMDALDKMKMADFANRQISELSGGQKQRVFIARALAQDAQLYIMDEPLAGVDETTERIIMDKFMDLQKEKRTVIAVHHDLSTLDAYFDYLVVLNRTVKASDYLADIDKEAALARAYRMKE, from the coding sequence ATGAAAGAGGAAAGCGTCATACACGTCGAAGACCTCACAATGGCATACCGCGATACCCCCGTGCTCTGGGACATCGACCTCGATGTGCCGGAGTGCGTACGCTGTGCGATCGTAGGACCGAACGGCGCGGGCAAGTCCACCCTGCTGCGGGGCATCCTCGGGCTACTAAAGCCCGTCTCGGGCGCAGTGCGTCTCTGGGGCAAGGCACTCTCCGCCGTGCACAAACAGATCGCCTATGTGCCGCAACGCGGCTCGGTACACTGGGACTTCCCGACGACGGTCTTCGATGTCGTACTCATGGGACGCTATGCCCATCTGGGACTTGTGCGCCGCCCCGGCAAGGAGGATCGTGCGCTGGCGATGGACGCGCTCGATAAAATGAAGATGGCAGACTTCGCCAACCGTCAGATCTCGGAGCTGTCGGGCGGGCAGAAGCAGCGCGTCTTCATCGCACGCGCACTCGCGCAGGACGCACAGCTCTACATCATGGACGAGCCGCTTGCCGGTGTGGACGAAACGACGGAGCGCATCATCATGGATAAGTTCATGGATTTACAAAAAGAAAAGCGCACCGTCATCGCCGTCCACCACGATCTCAGCACGCTCGATGCCTATTTCGACTATCTCGTCGTGCTGAACCGCACGGTAAAGGCATCGGACTATCTCGCAGATATCGACAAGGAGGCGGCACTCGCGCGCGCCTACCGCATGAAGGAGTGA
- a CDS encoding filamentous hemagglutinin N-terminal domain-containing protein — protein MNFKKKMRRGSLAALITLALTSSALAMPTGGEVVGGNPGIALSDGTWDSVANNATITATNNGQINWQTFNIANGETLTFNIASDKTLVNNVTGSQISEILGTLNQTGGGDLVLVNPNGIHVGGNAVLNVQDLTLSALGIVKANNMERVLRQNGEAPITIDGNAKFNVSNQLDIFGGKVSVADGVVFNMGVVGGTNEPMLQIKAANSAAWTLKDGEDLTEELVHNAGNDVVFNGTVNMLDGNRREVEIGGATVSATGAKFLGEEAETNIYAASKFNADERDADDAKTADVTAANRVSLDGVTAEGKSLQLGGGVIDIKNSTIEVYRLGMEAVASYRSTGNGAVMDDKSAPDRTINIANSMLTTNQGTIYGGKISVADNATIEMKSNATNEAEVLMIAGNRFMRKHGNDHGDELRTYRGVQGNHVDFHGTVKHATEGKASFGITGHTVNVDRAKLYGMRTEFSLSAFSKSDYDQTVPRWQDYWEKSETSAANTLQADGLDVRTKREFYAEGGSVSLKNSTIATGAFNLYAFKQDQGDGDTDVGNRGHEYKTAGVNNIVHLKNVMVTRPSDAEYDGTRIFGGKVTIEDSNLGANSWTELYAGSSFDRVYSGTGDREVKVTVTRDNELGLWNSKIATNALALGAGKVGVWNGSVMTATSALNVNPAPIVTRTDGSTASLLRDASSHVKLAGTESTEFIEQGADKPVPPAPPVNPEAPTLSESDQDNVDEGAAKAQSALTEETQEKRVEALTKTVTQLNEKVGTSRRQTAGVVVGIVQEIANAATLSDGEKVALVESVLNAYAPVQEAKAAQDNTATDTLDEAVSAATNVSVAPVYPDETEAEETVSFT, from the coding sequence ATGAATTTCAAAAAGAAAATGCGCCGCGGCAGCCTCGCGGCACTCATTACGCTGGCACTCACGAGCTCTGCACTCGCCATGCCGACGGGCGGCGAAGTCGTGGGCGGCAACCCCGGCATTGCACTCAGCGACGGTACATGGGACAGTGTTGCGAATAATGCAACCATCACGGCGACGAACAACGGTCAGATCAACTGGCAGACGTTCAATATCGCAAATGGTGAGACGCTGACTTTCAACATCGCGAGTGACAAGACCCTCGTCAACAATGTGACAGGATCACAGATCTCCGAAATCCTCGGCACGTTGAACCAGACGGGCGGCGGAGATCTCGTGCTCGTCAACCCGAACGGCATCCACGTCGGCGGTAATGCCGTGCTGAACGTGCAGGATCTGACACTCTCCGCACTCGGCATTGTCAAGGCGAACAACATGGAGCGCGTCCTACGGCAAAATGGTGAGGCTCCTATTACCATTGATGGGAACGCGAAGTTCAACGTCAGTAACCAACTCGATATCTTCGGCGGCAAGGTGAGCGTTGCAGACGGTGTCGTTTTCAATATGGGGGTTGTTGGCGGAACGAATGAGCCGATGCTCCAGATCAAGGCGGCGAACTCAGCGGCATGGACACTGAAGGACGGCGAGGATCTCACCGAGGAACTCGTCCACAATGCGGGCAACGATGTCGTCTTTAACGGCACGGTCAATATGCTTGACGGCAATCGCAGGGAGGTCGAGATCGGCGGCGCGACGGTCTCGGCGACAGGGGCGAAGTTCCTCGGTGAGGAAGCGGAGACAAACATCTACGCTGCATCGAAGTTCAATGCGGATGAGCGTGACGCTGATGATGCCAAGACTGCGGACGTGACGGCAGCAAATAGAGTCTCCTTGGATGGTGTCACGGCAGAGGGCAAGTCCTTGCAGCTTGGCGGCGGCGTCATTGACATCAAGAACAGTACTATTGAGGTCTACCGGCTCGGGATGGAAGCTGTCGCGAGCTATCGATCAACCGGGAATGGCGCAGTGATGGATGATAAAAGTGCGCCCGACCGCACCATCAATATCGCAAACAGCATGCTAACGACGAATCAGGGCACGATCTACGGCGGCAAAATCAGCGTCGCAGATAATGCAACGATTGAGATGAAGAGCAATGCGACCAATGAGGCGGAGGTGCTGATGATTGCGGGCAACCGCTTTATGAGGAAGCACGGCAATGATCATGGGGATGAACTGCGTACCTATCGCGGTGTGCAGGGGAATCATGTCGACTTCCACGGCACGGTGAAGCATGCAACAGAGGGGAAAGCATCGTTCGGTATTACCGGGCATACTGTCAACGTAGACCGCGCCAAGCTGTACGGAATGAGGACGGAGTTCTCGCTGAGCGCATTCAGCAAGTCCGACTACGACCAGACTGTGCCGCGGTGGCAGGACTATTGGGAGAAAAGCGAGACAAGTGCTGCGAATACACTGCAGGCGGATGGGCTGGACGTTCGTACGAAGCGCGAATTCTATGCGGAGGGCGGCAGTGTCAGCCTCAAGAACAGCACAATCGCAACAGGCGCGTTTAATCTCTATGCGTTCAAGCAGGATCAGGGCGATGGCGACACGGACGTCGGCAATCGCGGACATGAATATAAGACAGCAGGCGTGAACAACATCGTTCATCTGAAGAATGTCATGGTGACGCGCCCCTCAGATGCAGAATACGACGGGACAAGAATCTTTGGCGGCAAGGTGACCATTGAGGACAGCAATCTTGGGGCAAATTCGTGGACGGAACTTTATGCAGGATCATCGTTTGACCGCGTTTATTCGGGAACGGGAGACCGGGAAGTCAAAGTAACCGTTACGAGGGACAACGAGCTTGGTCTTTGGAATTCGAAGATTGCTACGAATGCCCTTGCGCTTGGCGCGGGCAAGGTCGGTGTCTGGAACGGGAGTGTGATGACGGCAACGTCGGCACTCAATGTCAATCCTGCTCCCATCGTCACTCGCACGGACGGCTCGACCGCATCTCTGCTGCGTGATGCGTCCTCCCATGTGAAGCTCGCGGGTACGGAGTCCACGGAGTTTATAGAGCAGGGAGCGGACAAACCCGTCCCGCCCGCACCGCCCGTAAATCCCGAAGCTCCGACGCTTTCTGAGAGCGATCAGGATAATGTCGACGAGGGGGCGGCAAAGGCACAGTCGGCACTCACCGAGGAAACGCAGGAAAAGCGTGTTGAGGCACTTACGAAGACCGTTACGCAGCTCAATGAGAAGGTCGGTACGTCGCGCCGTCAGACCGCAGGTGTCGTTGTTGGCATTGTGCAGGAAATCGCGAATGCGGCAACGCTCTCCGACGGTGAGAAGGTCGCCCTCGTTGAGAGCGTGCTGAACGCCTATGCACCCGTGCAGGAGGCAAAGGCAGCACAGGACAACACCGCCACGGATACCCTCGATGAGGCGGTGAGCGCAGCGACCAATGTCTCTGTCGCGCCGGTTTACCCCGATGAGACCGAGGCAGAGGAGACTGTTTCCTTCACGTAA
- a CDS encoding Rpn family recombination-promoting nuclease/putative transposase, with amino-acid sequence MTSRQRYNPLNDYLFKFIFGKEERKRITLSFLNAILGREGQDELTDITFADRELDPDFDEGKLSRLDIYGIVSDGSQINIEVQLMNHHNMQKRTLYYWARMYQTLHKGEEYQNLRRSITINLLNFKLLPQESPHHMYGFYDITSGHRLTDDLELHFLEIPKFEVKSVKEMKRLEKWLAYFSNKLNEKETEELAMSEAAIREAIQAEHVFMQSDVERWQYEQREKALRDYLSDMRGERAAGRAEGRAEGRAEGRAEGAEQAILQSLRHLMSDLSLSAERAMEVLHIPEDERGRYLVLLQK; translated from the coding sequence ATGACGAGCCGGCAAAGATACAATCCATTAAACGATTATCTCTTCAAATTTATCTTTGGAAAAGAGGAGCGCAAGCGCATTACGCTGAGCTTCCTCAACGCGATTCTGGGACGAGAGGGGCAGGATGAGCTCACGGATATCACCTTTGCTGACCGAGAATTGGATCCTGATTTTGATGAGGGCAAGCTCTCGCGGCTCGACATATACGGCATTGTGAGTGACGGAAGCCAGATCAACATCGAAGTCCAGTTGATGAATCATCACAACATGCAGAAGCGGACGCTCTATTATTGGGCGCGGATGTACCAGACCTTGCATAAGGGGGAGGAGTATCAGAATCTGCGCCGCTCCATCACGATCAATCTGCTGAATTTTAAGTTGCTGCCGCAGGAGAGCCCACATCATATGTACGGATTCTATGACATCACGAGCGGACACCGTCTGACGGATGATCTGGAACTGCATTTTTTGGAGATCCCAAAGTTTGAAGTTAAGTCCGTCAAAGAGATGAAGCGACTCGAGAAATGGCTTGCATATTTTTCGAATAAACTAAACGAAAAGGAAACGGAGGAACTAGCGATGAGTGAGGCAGCGATCCGCGAGGCGATACAGGCGGAACATGTCTTCATGCAGAGCGATGTGGAGCGCTGGCAGTACGAGCAGCGTGAGAAAGCTCTGCGCGACTATCTGAGTGATATGCGCGGCGAACGTGCGGCAGGTCGCGCCGAGGGCAGAGCCGAGGGCAGAGCGGAGGGCAGAGCGGAGGGCGCGGAGCAGGCAATACTGCAAAGTCTGCGGCATTTGATGAGCGATCTCTCGCTCTCGGCGGAGCGTGCAATGGAGGTGCTACATATCCCGGAAGATGAACGGGGACGCTATCTCGTTCTGCTGCAAAAATAA
- a CDS encoding ShlB/FhaC/HecB family hemolysin secretion/activation protein, with product MKKREARLLAAALLAGGSLIAAGQAAAAPMDSDRSSAARAIDRSERDVRDAAEKNAKSMDMKNMNVRVSAVIVQGAGEASEATIRALLPELSRDTVNIRKLSQEIQSVNDTGGILLATEITPAGAGAYRVTVKVEEKKSDYVRLSVSNTGTDYTGDWRTALTYLNTNISGHADTFGAAFVTSPGHFGDVKVGALSYRKLMPEWNGAVSVSVSHGRTNIDNYDTGAGSLFDVNIGGKSTNADLHYQRFLSYTSRNKDILDFGIGYRRTESDFSYNFIGRRFNNKTDYSVMLASVTYLHSQRKANSVLSYNVGLAANVSGDGASYEKVTPGADSQFTLLRAGANYQVRTQSDWIGAVRLSAQYTKDHVVPAEQIGAGGQMSVRGFDERAIGADKGFVGSLEIYSPEIAKHKRLLAFTDYAHLSNNRNDKNRNVIFGSDSIASAGLGVRYADDRFSLSLDYARVLRDADKVNLNKQNSHHWNLMASVSF from the coding sequence ATGAAGAAACGAGAGGCAAGACTTCTGGCGGCGGCACTCCTTGCGGGGGGAAGCCTGATCGCGGCTGGGCAGGCTGCGGCAGCACCGATGGACAGTGACCGTAGCAGTGCGGCACGTGCGATTGACCGCTCTGAGCGTGATGTCCGCGACGCGGCAGAGAAGAACGCAAAGTCCATGGACATGAAGAACATGAACGTGCGCGTAAGCGCCGTCATCGTTCAGGGGGCGGGAGAGGCGAGCGAGGCGACCATTCGTGCTCTGCTGCCCGAGCTCTCGCGCGACACCGTGAACATCCGTAAGCTCTCACAGGAGATCCAGAGCGTCAACGACACAGGCGGCATCCTCCTCGCGACGGAGATCACGCCGGCAGGCGCGGGTGCATACCGCGTCACGGTCAAGGTGGAGGAGAAAAAGAGCGACTATGTCCGCCTCTCGGTCAGCAACACAGGGACGGACTACACGGGCGACTGGCGCACCGCACTCACCTACCTCAATACGAACATCTCGGGACACGCAGATACATTTGGTGCGGCATTCGTCACCTCTCCGGGACATTTCGGCGATGTGAAGGTCGGTGCACTCTCCTATCGGAAGCTCATGCCTGAGTGGAATGGTGCCGTATCCGTCAGCGTCAGCCACGGCCGCACAAACATTGACAACTATGACACGGGCGCAGGCAGCCTCTTTGACGTGAACATCGGCGGCAAGAGTACGAACGCCGACCTGCACTATCAGCGATTCCTCTCCTACACCTCGCGGAACAAGGACATCCTTGATTTCGGTATCGGTTACCGCCGTACGGAGAGTGATTTTAGCTATAACTTTATCGGGCGCAGGTTCAACAACAAGACGGACTATAGCGTCATGCTCGCTTCCGTCACCTACCTGCACAGCCAGCGCAAGGCGAACAGCGTCCTCTCCTACAACGTCGGACTTGCGGCGAACGTGAGCGGAGACGGGGCATCCTATGAGAAAGTCACGCCGGGCGCGGACAGCCAGTTCACACTCCTGCGGGCAGGAGCGAACTATCAGGTGCGTACACAGAGCGACTGGATCGGAGCCGTACGCCTAAGCGCACAGTACACGAAGGATCATGTCGTCCCTGCCGAGCAGATCGGTGCGGGCGGACAGATGAGCGTGCGCGGATTCGATGAGCGTGCGATCGGTGCGGACAAGGGGTTCGTGGGCAGCCTTGAGATCTACAGCCCCGAGATTGCAAAGCATAAGCGCCTCCTCGCGTTCACGGACTACGCACATCTTTCGAACAACCGCAACGACAAGAACCGCAATGTGATCTTTGGCAGCGACAGCATCGCGAGTGCGGGGCTCGGCGTGCGCTATGCGGATGATCGGTTCTCGCTCTCCCTCGACTATGCGCGGGTTCTGCGTGATGCGGACAAGGTGAACCTCAACAAGCAGAACAGCCATCATTGGAACCTGATGGCAAGCGTGAGCTTCTAA
- a CDS encoding metal ABC transporter permease, giving the protein MDILTNYTFQIVALGSVILAVTAGPVGAFSVYKGQSLIGDAIGHSTFPGIILAYMAFATRSPVVLLMGAIAAGAASYALIQLAHRDKRLGLDANLAIFLSGFFGLGMALKSFIQGNPDYAGASQAGLGTYIFGQAAYMLEADVLLIAVVSTLVLTLLLLFYKELKLFVFDAEYAEVVGLPCRLLHVLLLVMTIAVIGIGIKAVGAILISSFLIIPCVAANQWSNNFARVLLLSSLIGAVSALVGTYISTLEQGMSTGPSIILVASLIAFFSIVFGTKGILGRVLKRRSTHG; this is encoded by the coding sequence ATGGACATTCTGACGAACTACACCTTTCAGATCGTCGCGCTCGGCAGCGTCATCCTCGCCGTCACGGCGGGTCCCGTCGGCGCATTCAGCGTCTACAAGGGACAGAGCCTCATCGGCGACGCCATCGGACACTCGACCTTCCCCGGCATCATCCTCGCCTATATGGCATTTGCGACGCGCAGCCCCGTTGTGCTCCTCATGGGCGCAATCGCGGCGGGTGCGGCAAGCTACGCCCTCATCCAGCTCGCGCACAGAGACAAACGTCTCGGACTGGATGCGAATCTCGCGATCTTCCTCTCGGGCTTCTTCGGTCTCGGCATGGCGCTCAAGAGTTTCATCCAGGGGAATCCCGACTATGCGGGCGCGTCACAGGCGGGGCTCGGCACGTACATCTTCGGACAGGCGGCATATATGCTTGAGGCGGATGTCCTGCTGATCGCCGTCGTGTCTACCCTCGTGCTCACGCTCCTGCTGCTCTTTTACAAGGAGCTGAAACTCTTCGTCTTTGACGCGGAGTACGCGGAGGTTGTCGGACTGCCCTGCCGCCTCCTGCACGTCCTGCTGCTCGTCATGACGATTGCCGTCATCGGCATTGGGATAAAAGCCGTGGGCGCAATCCTCATCAGCTCCTTTCTCATCATCCCCTGCGTCGCGGCAAATCAGTGGTCGAACAACTTCGCGCGCGTCCTGCTTCTGAGCAGTCTCATCGGTGCTGTCTCGGCGCTTGTCGGCACTTACATCAGCACGCTTGAGCAGGGCATGTCGACAGGGCCGTCCATCATCCTTGTCGCCTCGCTGATCGCCTTTTTTTCCATTGTTTTCGGGACGAAGGGCATCCTCGGCAGAGTGTTGAAACGGAGGAGCACACATGGATGA